The bacterium DNA segment ATCACCTGAGAGAGCCTTATAAAGGCTTTCCCGTGACAGGCCGGCATCACGCGCCACTTGGGTCATTCCCTTTGCACGAGCAATATCGCCCAGAGCCTTGGTGATCAATGCGGCATCACCTTCCGCCTCCTCAAGGCAGGCTTCCAGATAGGCGGCCATCTCCTCCGGCGTTCGGAGGTGTTCGGCAACATCGTATCGGGTGGTAATGGTTTTTCTCATCGATGACTCTCCTCCCCTACAGCTTTCACATCTCCGGCATTTCCGGCAGCCAGGCGCTCGATTCTGACCTGAACTCGCGCTCTTGCACGGAGGTCACGCAGTCCGTCAAGCCACTGAGCGAAGGTCTCGGTTTTGCGTATTTCGACCATGAGGTATAGTAGCCTATAGGATACACCTTGTCAATGCCTTTTTGGGTCGTCGGAGTTATGAGGCC contains these protein-coding regions:
- a CDS encoding putative addiction module antidote protein: MRKTITTRYDVAEHLRTPEEMAAYLEACLEEAEGDAALITKALGDIARAKGMTQVARDAGLSRESLYKALSGDRSPGFDTILKVVGALGLQLHAGAAQNSMAQPVTPADPQNSTGR